The Lycium barbarum isolate Lr01 chromosome 10, ASM1917538v2, whole genome shotgun sequence genome includes a region encoding these proteins:
- the LOC132613533 gene encoding serine carboxypeptidase-like 27, whose amino-acid sequence MENFLPSFVYVICLSLLFLGTTCYSTNVEQERDRIISLPGQPENVQFSQYSGYVTVNQQAGRALFYWLIESPRTRNPEKRPLLLWLNGGPGCSSVAYGAAEEIGPFHINADGKTLYMNPYSWNKLANLLFLESPAGVGFSYTNTSSDLYNAGDQRTAEDTYQFLVKWFERFPQYKHREFYIAGESYAGHYVPQLSQLLYQRNKGIKNPIINFKGFMVGNAVTDDYHDYVGTFEYWWTHGLISDSTYKLLQITCNKGSSEHPSTDCTKALLLAEQETGNIDPYSIYTRPCASTSALRRNLRGHYPWMSRAYDPCTERYSEVYFNLPEVQKAFHANVTKLTYPWKTCSDIVGNYWADSPLSMLPIYQELIAGGVRIWVFSGDTDSVVPVTATRYSIDALKLPTITNWYPWYDNKKVGGWSQVYKGLTLVTVTGAGHEVPLHRPRQAFILLRSFLENKSMPRSENL is encoded by the exons ATGGAGAATTTTTTGccttcttttgtgtatgtaatttGTTTGTCATTGTTGTTTCTTGGTACTACTTGTTATTCTACTAATGTAGAACAAGAAAGGGATAGAATTATTTCTTTGCCTGGACAACCTGAAAATGTACAATTCAGTCAGTACTCAGGTTATGTTACTGTAAATCAACAAGCTGGAAGGGCACTTTTTTATTGGTTGATTGAATCACCAAGAACTCGAAACCCCGAAAAAAGGCCACTTTTACTGTGGCTAAATGGTGGACCAGGTTGTTCTTCAGTAGCTTATGGAGCTGCTGAAGAAATCGGTCCGTTTCATATTAATGCTGATGGGAAGACACTTTATATGAATCCGTATTCGTGGAACAAAT TGGCGAATTTGCTGTTTCTTGAATCACCAGCTGGAGTTGGATTTTCGTATACGAATACTTCCTCGGATTTGTATAATGCTGGTGATCAGAGAACAG CTGAAGATACCTACCAGTTTCTTGTCAAGTGGTTTGAAAGGTTTCCTCAGTACAAGCATAGAGAATTTTACATTGCGGGAGAAAGTTATGCAG GGCACTATGTTCCACAGCTATCTCAACTTCTCTACCAGAGGAACAAGGGAATCAAGAACCCAATTATTAATTTCAAGGGCTTTATG GTGGGGAATGCTGTTACTGACGATTACCATGACTATGTTGGCACGTTCGAGTACTGGTGGACCCATGGCTTGATTTCGGATTCTACATACAAGCTTCTCCAGATAACATGTAACAAGGGATCTTCTGAACATCCTTCCACTGATTGTACAAAAGCTCTTCTTCTTGCAGAACAAGAGACCGGAAATATTGACCCATATAGCATATATACTCGTCCTTGTGCCAGTACTTCAGCACTTCGACGCAACCTAAGGGGTCATTAT CCATGGATGTCCAGAGCATATGATCCATGTACCGAGAGGTACTCTGAAGTTTATTTTAATCTTCCAGAGGTACAAAAGGCATTCCATGCTAATGTAACTAAGCTTACCTATCCATGGAAAACATGCAG TGATATTGTGGGAAACTATTGGGCCGATTCTCCTCTTTCAATGCTTCCCATCTATCAAGAACTAATAGCTGGCGGTGTCAGGATATGGGTATTCAG TGGGGATACTGATTCGGTTGTTCCTGTAACCGCAACTCGATATTCTATAGATGCATTGAAGCTTCCAACAATCACCAACTGGTACCCTTGGTATGACAACAAAAAG GTTGGAGGATGGAGCCAAGTATACAAAGGGTTGACCCTTGTAACTGTAACAGGAGCGGGGCACGAGGTGCCACTTCATCGCCCTCGCCAGGCTTTCATTCTATTGAGATCCTTTTTGGAGAACAAGTCCATGCCAAGAAGTGAAAATCTGTAG
- the LOC132613534 gene encoding uncharacterized protein At3g52155, chloroplastic, whose translation MNIVASVVGPLQVPYCCTKSLNRKNNPKCVATGVDSLVIETNQSQQTSTSSVAAARRLILLRHAKSSWDNRSIRDHDRPLSKAGQLDAIKVSQNLLKLGWIPQLILSSDALRTRETLKIMQEQVQAFLEAEVHFISSFYSVAAMDGQTAEHLREAICKYSRDEILTVMCMGHNRGWEEAASMFSGVTVELKACNAALLEATGKSWEEAFSLAGPGGWKLQGLVKPDTDV comes from the exons ATGAATATTGTAGCATCTGTTGTAGGGCCATTGCAAGTACCATATTGCTGTACAAAATCCCTAAACAGGAAGAATAACCCAAAATGTGTTGCTACTGGTGTTGATTCTCTTGTAATTGAAACAAATCAAAGCCAACAAACTTCAACTTCATCAGTTGCTGCAGCTCGTAGATTGATATTGCTTCGACACGCAAAGAGTTCATGGGACAATCGCTCTATTCGGG ATCATGATCGTCCTTTGAGTAAGGCTGGACAACTTGATGCTATCAAGGTCTCGCAAAACCTCCTAAAACTGGGCTGGATTCCACAACTTATTTTATCAAG TGATGCACTGCGAACACGGGAAACACTGAAAATAATGCAGGAACAAGTCCAAGCCTTTTTGGAAGCTGAAGTACATTTTATTTCAAGCTTTTATTCTGTTGCAGCAATGGATGGGCAGACGGCTGAGCATCTACGAGAAGCAATTTGTAAATACTCGAGGGATGAGATCTTGACAGTCAT GTGTATGGGACATAATAGAGGATGGGAAGAGGCAGCCTCAATGTTTTCAGGTGTTACTGTAGAACTAAAGGCTTGTAATGCTGCTTTGCTTGAAGCCACTGGGAAGTCGTGGGAAGAG GCATTTTCTCTGGCTGGACCTGGTGGGTGGAAACTTCAAGGGCTTGTGAAGCCAGACACGGATGTTTAG
- the LOC132613862 gene encoding uncharacterized protein LOC132613862 isoform X2, translating into MIDQFINFVIRPPRADYNPDQFLWEKEFSLGGRKYKREDFELKNERGHTLRCSHYSPSSFPDSAPLPCVIYCHGNSGCRADANEAAVILLSSNITVLTLDFSGSGLSDGDYVSLGWHEKDDLKVVVSYLRSNLKVSRIGLWGRSMGAVTSLLYGAEDPSIAGMVLDSAFSNLFDLMMELVDVYKIRLPKFTIKVAVQYMRRVIQKKAKFDIMRLNCLQVAPKTYIPALFGHAKDDKFIQPHHSDLIYKSYAGDKNIIKFDGDHNSSRPQFYYDSVSIFFYNVLHPPGISPTKSKIEKYYDLGDIKVGSGMDEDPLINEGEELNGHDTPQTADKQNGENEDCYSCASSNRESWGRCSSLGSDGEISTDFVGAASGNQITVDVLATPFRDSQPTALDSSKDDEKKKGAQIIKKSKREKFEKLEALSQRLRLCFQKRVNHRRYSSS; encoded by the exons ATGATTGATCAGTTCATCAATTTTGTTATTCGTCCACCAAG GGCAGATTACAATCCAGATCAGTTTTTATGGGAGAAAGAGTTCAGTCTTGGGGGCAGAAAGTACAAAAGAGAAGACTTTGAG CTTAAGAATGAAAGAGGTCATACCTTGCGATGTAGTCATTATAGTCCATCATCATTTCCTGATAGTGCTCCTCTTCCTTGTGTTATATACTGCCATGGAAACAG TGGCTGTAGGGCTGATGCGAATGAGGCAGCTGTAATACTTCTTTCGTCAAACATCACTGTGTTAACCCTTGACTTTTCGGGTTCAGGCTTGTCAGATGGCGATTATGTTAGTCTTGGTTGGCATGAG AAAGATGACCTCAAGGTAGTTGTGTCATATCTGAGAAGCAACCTGAAAGTATCACGCATAGGTCTATGGGGGCGGTCTATGGGTGCAGTTACAAG CCTTCTATATGGAGCAGAAGATCCTTCTATTGCTGGAATGGTCTTGGACAGTGCCTTCTCTAACTTATTTGATCTAATGATGGAACTTGTAGATGTCTACAAAATCAGGCTTCCTAAATTCACT ATAAAGGTTGCTGTGCAGTATATGCGACGTGTCATTCAGAAGAAGGCAAAGTTTGATATCATGAGACTTAATTGCTTACAG GTTGCTCCTAAAACATATATTCCTGCTCTCTTTGGACATGCTAAAGATGATAAGTTCATTCAGCCCCATCACTCTGATCTCATTTATAAATCATATGCG GGTGATAAAAATATTATCAAGTTTGATGGTGACCACAATTCCTCCCGACCACAATTTTATTATGATTCAGTGTCCATTTTCTTCTACAATGTCCTACATCCCCCGGGAATTTCACCAACTAAAAGTAAAATAGAGAAATATTATGATTTAGGGGACATCAAGGTCGGTTCTGGAATGGATGAG GATCCGTTAATTAATGAAGGAGAAGAACTCAATGGTCATGACACTCCACAAACAGCG GACAAGCAAAATGGCGAAAATGAGGACTGTTACTCTTGCGCAAGCTCAAATCGAGAGAGTTGGGGAAGGTGCTCATCTCTGGGAAGTGATGGTGAAATTTCCACAGATTTTGTAGGTGCTGCCAGTGGCAATCAG ATTACTGTAGATGTGCTTGCGACCCCTTTTCGTGATAGCCAACCTACTGCACTGGATTCATCAAAGGACGACGAAAAAAAGAAAGGTGCACAAATCATAAAAAAGTCTAAGCGCGAGAAGTTTGAAAAGTTGGAGGCTCTTAGCCAGCGATTACGGCTTTGCTTTCAGAAGAGAGTTAACCATAGGAGATACAGCTCCTCCTAA
- the LOC132613862 gene encoding uncharacterized protein LOC132613862 isoform X1 codes for MIDQFINFVIRPPRADYNPDQFLWEKEFSLGGRKYKREDFELKNERGHTLRCSHYSPSSFPDSAPLPCVIYCHGNSGCRADANEAAVILLSSNITVLTLDFSGSGLSDGDYVSLGWHEKDDLKVVVSYLRSNLKVSRIGLWGRSMGAVTSLLYGAEDPSIAGMVLDSAFSNLFDLMMELVDVYKIRLPKFTIKVAVQYMRRVIQKKAKFDIMRLNCLQVAPKTYIPALFGHAKDDKFIQPHHSDLIYKSYAGDKNIIKFDGDHNSSRPQFYYDSVSIFFYNVLHPPGISPTKSKIEKYYDLGDIKVGSGMDENLLYEIIATLRNVTSDTASSSSVPPCSSTAKSAAELLADIAPIASLNDPLINEGEELNGHDTPQTADKQNGENEDCYSCASSNRESWGRCSSLGSDGEISTDFVGAASGNQITVDVLATPFRDSQPTALDSSKDDEKKKGAQIIKKSKREKFEKLEALSQRLRLCFQKRVNHRRYSSS; via the exons ATGATTGATCAGTTCATCAATTTTGTTATTCGTCCACCAAG GGCAGATTACAATCCAGATCAGTTTTTATGGGAGAAAGAGTTCAGTCTTGGGGGCAGAAAGTACAAAAGAGAAGACTTTGAG CTTAAGAATGAAAGAGGTCATACCTTGCGATGTAGTCATTATAGTCCATCATCATTTCCTGATAGTGCTCCTCTTCCTTGTGTTATATACTGCCATGGAAACAG TGGCTGTAGGGCTGATGCGAATGAGGCAGCTGTAATACTTCTTTCGTCAAACATCACTGTGTTAACCCTTGACTTTTCGGGTTCAGGCTTGTCAGATGGCGATTATGTTAGTCTTGGTTGGCATGAG AAAGATGACCTCAAGGTAGTTGTGTCATATCTGAGAAGCAACCTGAAAGTATCACGCATAGGTCTATGGGGGCGGTCTATGGGTGCAGTTACAAG CCTTCTATATGGAGCAGAAGATCCTTCTATTGCTGGAATGGTCTTGGACAGTGCCTTCTCTAACTTATTTGATCTAATGATGGAACTTGTAGATGTCTACAAAATCAGGCTTCCTAAATTCACT ATAAAGGTTGCTGTGCAGTATATGCGACGTGTCATTCAGAAGAAGGCAAAGTTTGATATCATGAGACTTAATTGCTTACAG GTTGCTCCTAAAACATATATTCCTGCTCTCTTTGGACATGCTAAAGATGATAAGTTCATTCAGCCCCATCACTCTGATCTCATTTATAAATCATATGCG GGTGATAAAAATATTATCAAGTTTGATGGTGACCACAATTCCTCCCGACCACAATTTTATTATGATTCAGTGTCCATTTTCTTCTACAATGTCCTACATCCCCCGGGAATTTCACCAACTAAAAGTAAAATAGAGAAATATTATGATTTAGGGGACATCAAGGTCGGTTCTGGAATGGATGAG AATCTCTTGTATGAGATAATTGCAACTCTTCGGAATGTCACTTCTGATACAGCAAGCTCTTCATCTGTGCCACCTTGCAGTTCAACAGCAAAGTCTGCTGCCGAACTCCTTGCTGACATTGCCCCAATTGCTAGTCTAAAT GATCCGTTAATTAATGAAGGAGAAGAACTCAATGGTCATGACACTCCACAAACAGCG GACAAGCAAAATGGCGAAAATGAGGACTGTTACTCTTGCGCAAGCTCAAATCGAGAGAGTTGGGGAAGGTGCTCATCTCTGGGAAGTGATGGTGAAATTTCCACAGATTTTGTAGGTGCTGCCAGTGGCAATCAG ATTACTGTAGATGTGCTTGCGACCCCTTTTCGTGATAGCCAACCTACTGCACTGGATTCATCAAAGGACGACGAAAAAAAGAAAGGTGCACAAATCATAAAAAAGTCTAAGCGCGAGAAGTTTGAAAAGTTGGAGGCTCTTAGCCAGCGATTACGGCTTTGCTTTCAGAAGAGAGTTAACCATAGGAGATACAGCTCCTCCTAA